From the genome of Thermogutta terrifontis, one region includes:
- a CDS encoding glycosyl hydrolase gives MVARHRDRASTFRTWYVLVILVGLAGWQASSLLAMESVFNGSFEQDSDGDGVPDGWRTAGRGTIVQRLERVPLSEGGYVARLTCTKFEGGFPDSHAMLCQLNVVSVKRGQWYRLRLRARAEELVAGSVSVALVNYRNWTPTGLQEIFSPTSEWESFEFYFRATTDLPAEESRFQIYFQSTGTLWLDDVELTPVPDFRPRRLPQLAASVDQNFLPNSSFELGGFGWGSLGQGRTSWAANLFRLEGELDESQAYHGRRSWKLTVSRENRLLTYFDYFDPSVTELRRILVAHEGWVPLEPGKTYEFSAAVKANRSAVPVILQIKQDERTRTWNLQAGSEWQRLSVRFTAEGAFAYGAIGLDASNSDEDTTLWIDAVQFRCLSSQESSLPYAPARLVESCMVTDQPGNIFTAPDRGLTLRLRAYNADSKTQQLRGKLLIDDYRDRTVHTETVAVEIPPDTRVEKVFDGLLVGKKGFYRITWQPEGAPSQVLRAALIEPYREQDSVFGMNHAFPVDFLIPLAHQAGLRWWRDWSCQWRLVQPDSAAPFDFSIPDQQIHRVLALNGEVLMLLPFPATPWAAAADLERIAQEAQSNSYLKERLVVAQKPKDISAFGAYVRAAVTHYRDRVRCIEILNEPLFTSYALPNSYGWHVSDYIDLLRSAYQAIKEVHPNCLVVGGIAAPPESRWVRDFIEAGGLAWCDVMNLHLYPHRGSPDAYEEAFLRCRDMMRQAGFASKPIWVTEIGCYADDDPPSLPFRVGDEAMNRSLRPSEWRASIDLVKFAAVMGSAGVTKIFYHAGTCGPLNENTAGNIFFEYGGCARKMYAAQASLAQFLGPDLVFQGKESWHPSLQVYRFRSRGREVVILWAKKPLKWHVPARYEVFDLMGNHLALSELTLDDEPVYLVREGL, from the coding sequence ATGGTGGCGCGGCATCGTGACCGAGCTTCGACCTTCCGGACATGGTACGTCCTGGTGATCCTTGTCGGACTTGCAGGCTGGCAAGCGTCTTCGCTTCTGGCAATGGAGAGCGTATTCAACGGCTCTTTCGAACAGGATAGCGATGGTGACGGCGTTCCAGACGGATGGAGAACGGCCGGCCGAGGGACGATTGTTCAGCGCTTGGAACGGGTACCCTTGTCTGAGGGCGGTTACGTGGCGCGACTCACGTGCACAAAATTCGAAGGCGGCTTCCCCGACAGCCACGCCATGCTTTGCCAGCTCAATGTCGTATCGGTGAAACGTGGACAATGGTACCGGCTGCGGCTGCGGGCCAGGGCTGAGGAGCTTGTCGCGGGAAGTGTCTCCGTCGCACTGGTCAACTATCGCAACTGGACTCCCACCGGCCTGCAGGAAATCTTTTCGCCCACGAGCGAGTGGGAATCGTTCGAGTTCTATTTTCGCGCCACAACCGACCTCCCGGCCGAGGAGAGTCGGTTTCAAATTTACTTTCAAAGCACCGGCACACTCTGGTTGGACGATGTGGAGTTGACTCCGGTTCCAGATTTCCGACCGCGGAGACTTCCGCAGCTTGCTGCGAGCGTCGATCAGAATTTCCTTCCCAACAGCAGTTTTGAACTGGGAGGTTTCGGTTGGGGAAGTCTCGGCCAGGGCAGAACATCCTGGGCAGCAAATCTTTTTCGTCTGGAAGGTGAGCTTGACGAATCACAGGCATATCACGGGCGCCGAAGCTGGAAGCTGACGGTTTCCCGCGAGAACCGTTTGCTCACCTACTTCGACTATTTTGATCCCTCGGTCACGGAACTTCGACGCATTCTCGTCGCCCATGAAGGCTGGGTGCCACTCGAACCCGGGAAAACCTACGAGTTCTCGGCAGCGGTCAAGGCAAACCGCTCCGCCGTTCCCGTTATACTGCAGATCAAACAGGATGAGCGCACAAGAACGTGGAATCTTCAAGCGGGAAGTGAATGGCAACGGTTGAGTGTCCGCTTTACAGCCGAAGGCGCGTTCGCCTATGGCGCCATTGGGCTGGATGCGAGCAATTCTGACGAGGATACAACTCTCTGGATTGATGCCGTTCAATTCCGATGCCTGTCTTCTCAAGAAAGTTCGCTCCCCTATGCCCCCGCTCGACTGGTCGAGTCGTGCATGGTGACCGATCAGCCGGGTAACATTTTCACAGCCCCCGACCGAGGTTTGACCCTTCGGCTGCGGGCCTACAATGCCGATTCAAAAACTCAGCAACTGCGCGGAAAGCTCTTGATCGATGATTACCGCGACCGAACAGTTCACACGGAAACCGTGGCTGTGGAAATCCCACCCGACACACGCGTGGAAAAGGTCTTCGATGGCCTCCTCGTCGGTAAGAAGGGCTTCTACCGCATCACCTGGCAGCCGGAAGGGGCACCCAGTCAGGTGTTGCGGGCGGCACTTATCGAACCATATCGCGAACAGGATAGCGTCTTCGGAATGAATCACGCCTTCCCCGTGGATTTCCTAATTCCGCTGGCCCATCAGGCCGGCTTGAGGTGGTGGCGGGATTGGTCCTGTCAGTGGCGGCTTGTCCAACCTGACTCTGCCGCTCCGTTTGATTTTTCCATTCCGGACCAGCAAATCCACCGTGTGCTGGCACTTAACGGAGAGGTCCTCATGCTCCTCCCCTTCCCTGCCACTCCGTGGGCTGCGGCCGCCGATTTGGAGCGCATCGCACAAGAAGCCCAGTCGAATTCCTACCTCAAGGAACGTCTCGTGGTCGCTCAGAAGCCCAAAGACATCTCAGCCTTTGGGGCTTATGTCCGCGCCGCCGTGACGCACTACCGAGACCGTGTGCGCTGTATTGAAATCCTCAACGAACCGCTGTTCACAAGTTACGCCCTGCCCAATTCCTACGGGTGGCATGTTTCCGACTACATCGATTTACTGCGATCAGCGTACCAGGCAATAAAAGAGGTCCATCCGAATTGTTTGGTCGTGGGTGGGATCGCTGCCCCGCCCGAATCCCGCTGGGTTCGCGATTTCATTGAAGCCGGTGGCCTTGCCTGGTGCGACGTGATGAATCTCCATCTTTATCCGCACCGCGGATCGCCGGACGCTTACGAAGAAGCCTTTCTTCGCTGCCGGGACATGATGCGTCAGGCAGGTTTTGCAAGCAAACCAATCTGGGTCACCGAGATCGGCTGCTACGCGGATGATGATCCACCGTCCCTTCCATTTCGGGTGGGGGACGAGGCCATGAACCGGAGCCTGCGCCCCAGCGAGTGGCGGGCCTCCATCGATCTGGTCAAATTCGCTGCCGTGATGGGATCTGCAGGAGTGACGAAGATCTTCTATCACGCGGGAACCTGCGGTCCGCTCAACGAGAATACCGCCGGAAATATCTTTTTCGAGTACGGCGGATGTGCGCGGAAAATGTATGCCGCTCAGGCCTCCCTGGCGCAGTTCCTCGGCCCCGATTTGGTATTCCAGGGAAAAGAATCGTGGCACCCCTCCCTCCAGGTGTATCGTTTCCGCAGCCGAGGGCGAGAGGTTGTCATTCTGTGGGCTAAAAAGCCTCTAAAGTGGCACGTGCCAGCACGCTACGAGGTCTTCGACTTGATGGGCAATCACCTTGCCCTGTCGGAATTGACGCTGGACGACGAACCGGTCTATCTTGTTCGAGAAGGCCTTTGA